From Actinosynnema mirum DSM 43827, a single genomic window includes:
- a CDS encoding alpha/beta hydrolase — protein sequence MTPHRRIAAALALAAVMAPAPAATAAQPAPEPPHLTDGHGLTVVEQPAWLDGGHRSFSFAVRSTQVPTPTLMTGQKPGQHTVVVTLPEDYDPSGTTRHPVLYSLHGNQDRPDSPWNRQLAERATAGTPLITVQPNGGRSWYSNWVNPGSLGPQNWESFHLDQVIPFVDANLRTIAAREGRAIAGHSMGGFGAFHYAEHRPELFGHLGSFSGGLDLLDQAQRVAVVETALNPASGVPTIGADTVFGPPVWPLDGVWNAQSPAQHVASLRGVGVAMYVGSGGDLLDNPVQAVVENRARRTNLAAAANLRAAGIAHDFVDYGDGSGWARGCTGKHAQFACLQADWDHFVGLLVARSRQW from the coding sequence ATGACCCCGCACCGCAGGATCGCCGCAGCGCTGGCGCTGGCAGCCGTCATGGCCCCCGCACCCGCCGCCACCGCCGCCCAGCCCGCCCCCGAGCCCCCGCACCTCACCGACGGCCACGGTCTGACCGTGGTCGAGCAGCCCGCCTGGCTCGACGGGGGCCACCGCAGCTTCAGCTTCGCGGTGCGCTCCACCCAGGTGCCCACCCCGACCCTGATGACCGGCCAGAAGCCGGGACAGCACACCGTCGTGGTGACCCTGCCCGAGGACTACGACCCCTCCGGCACGACCAGGCACCCGGTCCTGTACTCGCTGCACGGCAACCAGGACAGGCCCGACAGCCCGTGGAACCGGCAGCTCGCCGAGCGGGCGACGGCGGGCACCCCGCTGATCACCGTGCAGCCCAACGGCGGGCGCAGCTGGTACTCGAACTGGGTCAACCCCGGTTCGCTGGGCCCGCAGAACTGGGAGAGCTTCCACCTCGACCAGGTCATCCCGTTCGTCGACGCGAACCTGCGGACCATCGCCGCGCGCGAGGGGCGGGCGATCGCGGGCCACTCGATGGGCGGGTTCGGGGCGTTCCACTACGCCGAGCACCGGCCGGAGCTGTTCGGCCACCTCGGCAGCTTCTCCGGCGGGCTGGACCTGCTCGACCAGGCGCAGCGCGTGGCGGTGGTGGAGACCGCGCTCAACCCGGCGTCCGGGGTGCCCACGATCGGCGCCGACACGGTCTTCGGGCCGCCGGTCTGGCCCCTGGACGGGGTGTGGAACGCGCAGAGCCCGGCCCAGCACGTGGCGTCGCTGCGCGGCGTGGGGGTGGCGATGTACGTCGGGAGCGGCGGGGACCTGCTCGACAACCCGGTGCAGGCGGTGGTGGAGAACCGGGCCAGGCGGACCAACCTGGCGGCGGCGGCCAACCTGCGGGCGGCGGGCATCGCGCACGACTTCGTCGACTACGGCGACGGCAGCGGGTGGGCGCGGGGGTGCACGGGCAAGCACGCCCAGTTCGCCTGCCTCCAGGCCGACTGGGACCACTTCGTCGGGTTGCTGGTCGCGCGGTCGCGGCAGTGGTGA
- a CDS encoding carbohydrate ABC transporter permease encodes MSARRSGARRSSHPVAAVFLVAVAVVVLSPLAFAVVASLRTDAEVAADPLGWPSTPAWGNYGRAAEAMGYGRAVLNTLVVTGGAAVLTVLAGSLCAWALTRHVRRWTGALYQVFVAGLTVPVFVVLTPVYLLLRDLGLINTHLGAVLAHAALNLPFAVFFYCGFLRAVPVELEEAAVLDGCSTPRLFTAVVFPLLRPATATMAVFVVLAVWNDLIVSMLVLDDETLRPVTPAAYALVGPYGFEPSTLFPAVVLAAAPLVAVFLALQRHIVAGITAGAGR; translated from the coding sequence GTGAGCGCGCGGCGGTCCGGTGCGCGGCGGTCGAGCCACCCGGTGGCGGCGGTGTTCCTGGTGGCCGTGGCGGTGGTGGTGCTCTCGCCGCTGGCGTTCGCGGTGGTGGCGTCGCTGCGCACCGACGCCGAGGTCGCCGCCGACCCGCTCGGCTGGCCGAGCACGCCTGCGTGGGGCAACTACGGGCGGGCCGCCGAGGCGATGGGGTACGGCAGGGCGGTGCTGAACACGCTGGTGGTCACCGGGGGCGCGGCCGTGCTCACGGTGCTGGCGGGGTCGCTGTGCGCGTGGGCGCTGACCAGGCACGTCCGGCGGTGGACGGGGGCGCTGTACCAGGTGTTCGTGGCCGGGCTGACCGTGCCGGTGTTCGTGGTGCTCACCCCGGTGTACCTGCTGCTGCGCGACCTGGGGCTGATCAACACCCACCTGGGGGCGGTGCTGGCGCACGCGGCGCTGAACCTGCCGTTCGCGGTGTTCTTCTACTGCGGTTTCCTGCGGGCGGTGCCGGTGGAGCTGGAGGAGGCCGCGGTCCTGGACGGCTGCTCCACGCCGAGGCTGTTCACCGCCGTGGTGTTCCCGCTGCTGCGCCCGGCGACGGCGACCATGGCGGTGTTCGTGGTGCTGGCGGTGTGGAACGACCTGATCGTGTCGATGCTGGTCCTGGACGACGAGACCCTGCGCCCGGTCACCCCGGCCGCGTACGCCCTGGTGGGCCCGTACGGCTTCGAACCGTCGACCCTGTTCCCGGCCGTGGTGCTGGCGGCGGCGCCACTGGTGGCGGTGTTCCTGGCGCTGCAGCGGCACATCGTCGCGGGCATCACGGCGGGCGCGGGCCGGTAG
- a CDS encoding ABC transporter substrate-binding protein: protein MRTTPAALAVLIALLPALPACSAAPADGGEVLTVVGWKGGGGEEARLPELNAAFERAHPGVRVEHHYVGPGNYETYNNPKLASGTAADVIMVDKAKTRTWTDQGYLADLSDQPWVPAVHPELAPFTTVDGRTRQFTQENIGIGLYANLDLLASAGITEVPRDWPTLLATLDTLREKGKPGLLVPNKGGWGGVQLALALAVNRLAPTWSADYNTGRARFGPDWAPVVDELKRAVASGAVDGRLMLGLDAWSDALTEFKAGRWAFLIQGAWKLADFRADLGFRFSLSPIPAGPAGSEPVAVTFVGTGWAVNADAQRPDLAREYVKFMAEPGNARLYCEAEGAFSTLVGGTTTLPAEASALVAAFDAGRWAGSPAQGLDFPGAEEVMGTALQEVFLDPTTPTGDVLAALDRMPARG, encoded by the coding sequence GTGCGCACGACACCGGCCGCCCTGGCGGTCCTGATCGCCCTGCTACCCGCGTTGCCCGCCTGCTCCGCCGCCCCGGCCGACGGCGGCGAGGTCCTCACCGTCGTCGGCTGGAAGGGCGGCGGCGGCGAGGAGGCCCGATTACCCGAGCTGAACGCGGCCTTCGAGCGGGCCCACCCCGGCGTGCGGGTCGAGCACCACTACGTCGGGCCCGGCAACTACGAGACGTACAACAACCCCAAGCTCGCGTCCGGCACCGCCGCCGACGTGATCATGGTCGACAAGGCCAAGACGCGCACCTGGACCGACCAGGGCTACCTCGCCGACCTGTCCGACCAGCCCTGGGTGCCCGCGGTCCACCCGGAGCTGGCGCCGTTCACCACGGTCGACGGGCGCACCCGCCAGTTCACCCAGGAGAACATCGGCATCGGCCTGTACGCGAACCTCGACCTGCTGGCCTCGGCCGGGATCACCGAGGTCCCCCGCGACTGGCCCACCCTGCTCGCCACGCTCGACACCCTGCGCGAGAAGGGCAAACCCGGCCTGCTGGTGCCCAACAAGGGCGGTTGGGGCGGGGTGCAGCTCGCGCTCGCGCTGGCCGTGAACCGGCTCGCCCCGACCTGGAGCGCCGACTACAACACCGGCCGCGCCCGCTTCGGCCCGGACTGGGCGCCGGTCGTGGACGAGCTCAAGCGCGCGGTCGCCTCCGGCGCGGTCGACGGCAGGCTCATGCTCGGCCTGGACGCCTGGTCGGACGCGCTCACCGAGTTCAAGGCGGGCCGCTGGGCGTTCCTCATCCAGGGCGCGTGGAAGCTCGCCGACTTCCGCGCCGACCTCGGCTTCCGCTTCTCCCTGAGCCCCATCCCCGCGGGCCCGGCCGGGAGCGAGCCGGTGGCAGTGACGTTCGTGGGCACCGGCTGGGCCGTCAACGCGGACGCCCAGCGCCCCGACCTGGCCCGCGAGTACGTGAAGTTCATGGCCGAACCCGGCAACGCCCGCCTGTACTGCGAGGCCGAGGGCGCGTTCTCCACCCTCGTCGGCGGGACCACGACCCTGCCCGCCGAGGCGTCCGCGCTGGTGGCGGCCTTCGACGCGGGCCGCTGGGCCGGATCGCCCGCGCAGGGCCTCGACTTCCCCGGAGCCGAGGAGGTCATGGGCACCGCCCTGCAGGAGGTGTTCCTGGACCCGACCACCCCCACCGGGGACGTGCTCGCCGCCCTCGACCGGATGCCCGCGCGGGGGTGA
- a CDS encoding helix-turn-helix domain-containing protein — protein MTSELGPSLRRARRSAGLTQEQLSAASGISVRTISRLENGADENVRLDTLRLLADALGLTQAERRELMAGVVAGEAAVPTGPLAVAAQQLAEVLRGRWLREVEARAAHHPFPLPVRWRAAPGELVDHWANVLGAPPGAQVRPVALAGDLGQVVDVYRSVPSGRLVVLGRAGAGKSVLALRFALDHLDVRAPGDPVPVVFSVGAWDPSATGLRDWLVARLLRDHPDLAAPAPDGTALAGALVDAGRVLPVLDGFDEIAGRLRGPALTALSATSLPVLLTSRPDEYRDAVERAGRLSAAAGIRVEDLTVADSAEHLRRSSRAGRWEPVLTALRERPGDPACVNLTAVLGTPLMVVLARSVHGDTGEPPEALLDRTRFPTARELERHLLDRFVPTAYGPHTGGRGETPQRARRWLGNLARHLERLDTPDLAWWQLESALGRPARLLGAGLVSAVTATLATLLVFLPQYVVAFGFERGLRAVLVEAVLFGPVVGLGVGLAHAVVVARGGGAFEPSRVRVRLSGWRGPVFARRGSAGFLGGVAVGIAQQPASLLALAVLGALPGSLREQVRMAVVDALVLGLVYGVAVGAVFALTSVLEAPVDLDAALSPSAVLRTDRTTVLSRVAVLVPVFVLAIAFGGTLVTALLQPLVGPLVWPLDQGLSLGLTGALTCASAYVFTFTAWGRWLLFTRFWLPLTGRLPWSVLGFLDDARRRGVLRRTGAVHQFRHARLQDQLAEVAEKT, from the coding sequence GTGACCAGCGAGTTAGGCCCTTCGCTCCGCCGGGCGCGGCGTTCGGCGGGGCTCACCCAGGAGCAGCTCTCGGCAGCTTCCGGGATCAGCGTGCGGACCATCAGCAGGCTGGAGAACGGCGCCGACGAGAACGTCCGGCTCGACACCCTGCGGCTGCTGGCCGACGCGCTCGGGCTCACGCAGGCGGAGCGCCGTGAGCTGATGGCGGGGGTGGTGGCCGGGGAAGCCGCCGTCCCGACCGGTCCGCTGGCGGTTGCGGCGCAGCAGCTCGCCGAGGTGCTGCGGGGGCGGTGGCTGCGGGAGGTCGAGGCGCGGGCCGCGCACCACCCGTTCCCGCTGCCGGTGCGGTGGCGGGCCGCGCCCGGGGAGCTGGTCGACCACTGGGCCAACGTGCTGGGCGCGCCACCGGGCGCGCAGGTGCGGCCGGTGGCGCTGGCGGGTGACCTCGGCCAGGTCGTGGACGTCTACCGGTCGGTGCCCTCAGGCAGGCTGGTGGTGCTCGGGCGCGCGGGTGCGGGCAAGTCGGTGCTGGCCCTGCGCTTCGCCCTGGACCACCTGGACGTCCGCGCTCCAGGTGACCCGGTGCCGGTGGTCTTCAGCGTGGGCGCGTGGGACCCGAGCGCCACCGGACTGCGGGACTGGCTGGTGGCGCGGCTGCTGCGCGACCACCCCGACCTGGCCGCGCCCGCCCCCGACGGCACGGCCCTGGCGGGCGCGCTGGTCGACGCGGGCCGGGTGCTGCCGGTGCTGGACGGGTTCGACGAGATCGCCGGGCGGTTGCGCGGCCCCGCGCTGACGGCGCTCAGCGCGACCTCGCTGCCGGTGCTGCTGACCAGCCGCCCTGACGAGTACCGGGACGCGGTCGAGCGCGCGGGCAGGCTGTCCGCCGCCGCGGGCATCCGGGTCGAGGATCTGACGGTCGCCGACTCGGCCGAGCACCTGCGCCGTTCAAGCCGGGCGGGCCGCTGGGAACCGGTGCTCACCGCCCTGCGCGAGCGCCCAGGCGACCCGGCCTGCGTGAACCTGACCGCCGTGCTCGGCACGCCGCTGATGGTCGTGCTCGCCCGCAGCGTCCACGGCGACACCGGTGAACCGCCCGAGGCCCTGCTGGACCGCACCCGGTTCCCCACCGCGCGCGAGCTGGAGCGGCACCTGCTGGACCGGTTCGTGCCCACCGCCTACGGCCCGCACACCGGGGGCCGCGGGGAGACGCCGCAGCGGGCCCGGCGCTGGTTGGGGAACCTGGCCCGGCACCTGGAGCGGCTGGACACCCCGGACCTGGCGTGGTGGCAGCTGGAGTCCGCGCTCGGCCGACCGGCGCGGCTGCTCGGGGCGGGGCTGGTGTCGGCGGTGACGGCGACGCTCGCCACGCTGCTGGTGTTCCTGCCGCAGTACGTGGTGGCCTTCGGGTTCGAGCGCGGGCTGCGGGCCGTGCTGGTGGAGGCGGTGCTGTTCGGACCCGTGGTGGGGCTGGGGGTCGGGCTGGCGCACGCGGTCGTGGTCGCGCGGGGCGGTGGCGCGTTCGAGCCGTCGCGGGTGCGGGTGCGGCTGTCCGGGTGGCGTGGGCCGGTGTTCGCGCGGCGGGGGAGCGCGGGGTTCCTCGGCGGGGTCGCGGTGGGGATCGCGCAGCAGCCCGCGTCGCTGCTGGCGCTCGCCGTGCTGGGCGCGCTGCCGGGGTCGCTGCGGGAGCAGGTGCGGATGGCGGTGGTGGACGCGCTCGTGCTGGGCCTGGTGTACGGGGTGGCGGTGGGGGCGGTCTTCGCGCTCACCTCGGTGCTGGAGGCGCCGGTCGACCTGGACGCGGCGCTGAGCCCGTCCGCCGTGCTGCGCACCGACCGCACGACCGTGTTGAGCCGGGTGGCCGTGCTCGTGCCGGTGTTCGTGCTGGCGATCGCGTTCGGGGGGACGCTGGTGACGGCGCTGCTCCAACCGCTGGTCGGCCCGCTCGTCTGGCCGCTGGACCAGGGGCTGTCCTTGGGGCTTACGGGTGCGCTGACCTGCGCTTCCGCCTACGTCTTCACCTTCACCGCGTGGGGCCGCTGGCTGCTGTTCACCCGGTTCTGGCTGCCGCTCACGGGCAGGTTGCCGTGGTCGGTGCTCGGGTTCCTGGACGACGCGCGCCGCCGGGGCGTGCTGCGGCGGACCGGGGCCGTGCACCAGTTCCGGCACGCGCGGTTGCAGGACCAGCTCGCCGAGGTGGCCGAGAAGACGTGA
- a CDS encoding glycoside hydrolase family 43 protein has product MHVLSYFTTDHEALHVATSPDGHEFTPLDDGAPVLRGQVGTGTLRDPFLLLGPDGLYHLLATDGWSSPRIVHATSPDLRRWSPQRLLEPMAGVTGARNAWAPEAFTDDDGVVHLLWSSVVDPADDEHDWHHANQEHRIWHTATRDFTEFTPPRVFFDPGYPVIDATVARADGRYVMAFKDERGENTPGTDHKNILLTTFTDPYGPLGEPTGPVTPSPVEGPSLFRRGDEWVLIFDHFLDDGYGALASADDMSTWEPTDIGMPPGMRHASVLVVP; this is encoded by the coding sequence GTGCACGTGCTGTCCTACTTCACCACCGACCACGAGGCGCTGCACGTGGCCACCAGCCCCGACGGCCACGAGTTCACCCCGCTCGACGACGGCGCACCGGTGCTGCGCGGGCAGGTCGGCACCGGAACGCTGCGCGACCCGTTCCTGCTGCTGGGCCCGGACGGGCTGTACCACCTGCTGGCCACCGACGGCTGGTCCAGCCCGCGCATCGTGCACGCCACCTCCCCCGACCTGCGCCGCTGGTCGCCGCAACGCCTCCTGGAACCGATGGCCGGGGTGACCGGGGCGCGCAACGCGTGGGCCCCGGAGGCGTTCACCGACGACGACGGCGTCGTGCACCTGCTGTGGTCCTCGGTGGTCGACCCGGCCGACGACGAGCACGACTGGCACCACGCCAACCAGGAGCACCGCATCTGGCACACCGCCACCCGCGACTTCACCGAGTTCACCCCGCCGCGGGTGTTCTTCGACCCCGGCTACCCGGTGATCGACGCGACCGTGGCCCGCGCGGACGGCCGCTACGTCATGGCGTTCAAGGACGAGCGCGGCGAGAACACCCCCGGCACCGACCACAAGAACATCCTGCTCACCACCTTCACCGACCCGTACGGCCCGCTCGGCGAGCCCACCGGCCCGGTCACGCCCAGCCCCGTGGAGGGGCCGTCGCTGTTCCGCAGGGGCGACGAGTGGGTGCTGATCTTCGACCACTTCCTCGACGACGGCTACGGCGCGCTGGCCAGCGCCGACGACATGTCCACCTGGGAACCCACCGACATCGGGATGCCGCCGGGGATGCGGCACGCCTCGGTGCTCGTGGTGCCGTAG
- a CDS encoding carbohydrate ABC transporter permease, translated as MLRTRTALALVAPAVLLYAALLLYPAVRGVALSFTDARGVVGGRVVGLDNYRALLADPAVGAALRNTLLFTLVVVVAQNGVALLLAHWLHRVPSVRSLTRVALLVPSTTAVVVVGYVWAQVYSPVGGPLDALLGALGLDELRRVWLGDPATALPAIAVATVWMYLGHATVIFLAGYLAVPTPVFEAAELDGARGWRRFWHVDWPLLAPALTINVTLSVIGSLRVFDLPFVMTGGGPGDATRTLSLLVYESSFRDYRFGYGTAVATALLGVTVAASLVITLVLRRREVTW; from the coding sequence ATGCTGCGCACCCGCACCGCGCTGGCGCTCGTCGCCCCCGCCGTGCTCCTCTACGCGGCGCTGCTGCTGTACCCGGCGGTGCGCGGCGTCGCGCTGAGCTTCACCGACGCGCGCGGCGTGGTCGGCGGGCGCGTCGTCGGCCTGGACAACTACCGGGCGCTGCTGGCCGACCCGGCCGTGGGCGCGGCGCTGCGCAACACGCTCCTGTTCACCCTGGTCGTGGTGGTGGCGCAGAACGGGGTGGCGCTGCTGCTGGCGCACTGGCTGCACCGGGTGCCGTCGGTGCGCTCGCTCACCCGCGTCGCGCTGCTGGTGCCCAGCACCACCGCCGTGGTCGTGGTCGGGTACGTGTGGGCGCAGGTCTACTCGCCGGTGGGCGGGCCGCTGGACGCGCTGCTCGGCGCGCTCGGCCTGGACGAGCTGCGCCGGGTGTGGCTGGGGGACCCGGCGACGGCGCTGCCCGCGATCGCGGTGGCGACCGTGTGGATGTACCTGGGGCACGCGACGGTGATCTTCCTGGCCGGGTACCTGGCCGTGCCGACCCCGGTGTTCGAGGCGGCCGAGCTGGACGGGGCGCGCGGGTGGCGGCGCTTTTGGCACGTGGACTGGCCGCTGCTGGCGCCCGCGCTGACGATCAACGTCACCCTGTCGGTGATCGGGTCGCTGCGGGTGTTCGACCTGCCGTTCGTGATGACCGGGGGCGGGCCGGGGGACGCGACGCGCACGCTCAGCCTGCTGGTGTACGAGAGCAGCTTCCGCGACTACCGGTTCGGGTACGGCACGGCGGTGGCGACGGCGCTGCTCGGGGTGACGGTGGCGGCGTCGCTGGTGATCACGCTGGTGCTGCGGCGGCGGGAGGTGACGTGGTGA
- a CDS encoding tyrosine-type recombinase/integrase — protein MSDVVLVGGAPELRGEGDAGGGPWPGVADPAALVGEIAEWLAAYGNSATRRTYAEGVGLPVSPNDVREWLDIAEPAWTRAVIRYSAVLQINPAPATGEHRPPPAPRGRLRHLHWFRWCAGLGIDPLTAGSTQVKAWLAQLDAAGAAVATRDRMLATVKALYTHLADVGLAEGNPAALDRRRLGLVAPRGNATSTVTLTIGQVRALYDVARAPRRGASEVDTARAGAVVALFTLGLRVSEICGLDRADLHVNRGRRALRVEGKGGKTRIVYLHSLAETALMGYLRTQESRSKELTRADRRATAHTTPLLTTRTGNRYQRQALWQLLRRLAESGGDALLDVADAMHPHALRHFYVTTAVEAGAELGNVQADVGHSSIDTTSQVYNHAARDPSRSAADLVGQALDAPVRDGW, from the coding sequence GTGAGTGACGTTGTGCTGGTGGGCGGGGCGCCTGAGCTGCGGGGAGAGGGTGACGCGGGGGGTGGGCCGTGGCCTGGGGTGGCCGACCCGGCGGCGCTGGTCGGGGAGATCGCGGAGTGGTTGGCGGCGTACGGGAACAGCGCCACCCGGCGGACCTACGCCGAGGGGGTCGGGCTGCCGGTCAGCCCGAACGACGTGCGGGAGTGGTTGGACATCGCCGAACCCGCGTGGACGCGCGCCGTGATCCGGTACAGCGCCGTGCTCCAGATCAACCCCGCCCCCGCGACCGGCGAGCACCGGCCGCCGCCCGCACCCCGAGGGCGGCTGCGGCACCTGCACTGGTTCCGGTGGTGCGCCGGGCTCGGGATCGATCCGCTCACGGCCGGGTCCACGCAGGTCAAGGCCTGGCTCGCGCAGCTCGACGCCGCCGGGGCGGCCGTGGCCACCCGCGACCGGATGCTCGCCACCGTCAAGGCGCTGTACACGCACCTGGCCGACGTCGGGCTCGCCGAGGGCAACCCGGCCGCGCTCGACCGGCGGCGGCTCGGGCTGGTCGCCCCGCGCGGCAACGCCACCAGCACCGTCACGCTCACCATCGGCCAGGTCCGCGCGCTCTACGACGTGGCGCGGGCCCCCAGGCGCGGGGCCTCCGAGGTCGACACCGCGCGGGCCGGGGCCGTGGTCGCGCTGTTCACGCTCGGGCTGCGGGTCAGCGAGATCTGCGGGCTCGACCGCGCCGACCTGCACGTCAACCGGGGGCGGCGGGCACTGCGGGTGGAGGGCAAGGGCGGCAAGACGCGGATCGTGTACCTGCACTCGCTCGCCGAGACCGCGCTCATGGGCTACCTGCGCACCCAGGAGAGCCGGAGCAAGGAGCTCACCCGCGCCGACCGCAGGGCCACCGCGCACACCACCCCGCTGCTGACCACCCGCACCGGCAACCGGTACCAGCGGCAGGCGCTCTGGCAGCTGCTGCGCAGGCTCGCCGAGAGCGGGGGAGACGCGCTGCTGGACGTCGCCGACGCCATGCACCCCCACGCGCTGCGGCACTTCTACGTCACCACCGCCGTCGAGGCGGGCGCCGAACTGGGCAACGTCCAGGCCGACGTCGGCCACAGCAGCATCGACACCACCAGCCAGGTCTACAACCACGCCGCCCGCGACCCGTCCCGCAGCGCCGCCGACCTGGTCGGGCAGGCCCTGGACGCCCCGGTGCGGGACGGGTGGTGA
- a CDS encoding ESX secretion-associated protein EspG: MSAARFAPAELDLLTTHAGAPMPYPVRVPNHGRTAGERAAVLASAGATLIARDLADHTGPTGLAGALVTALRARPDPVDLVLTGGADGPRGVLALRRERTAVVCRQPLTPALTHLVEVVEVDRDGLVDELLRDVPALPGAPVVPITLPCEVVDAASGGADEDRLRALTRDAGGDPAELDRLAVLLRGVSGRGQLGATTRRGGRVELSWLDGATGRLRIDRGADGWVSVNPLHPNDVRRFLRALTGDVEPDDRGGRA; this comes from the coding sequence GTGAGCGCCGCGCGCTTCGCGCCTGCCGAGCTGGACCTGCTCACCACGCACGCGGGCGCCCCGATGCCCTACCCCGTGCGGGTCCCGAACCACGGCCGCACCGCCGGGGAGCGCGCCGCCGTGCTCGCCTCGGCGGGCGCGACGCTCATCGCGCGCGACCTGGCCGACCACACCGGCCCCACCGGTCTGGCGGGCGCGCTGGTCACCGCCCTGCGCGCCCGCCCCGACCCGGTCGACCTGGTCCTCACCGGCGGCGCGGACGGCCCGCGCGGCGTGCTGGCCCTGCGCCGGGAGCGGACCGCCGTGGTGTGCAGGCAGCCGCTCACCCCCGCGCTCACCCACCTGGTCGAGGTCGTCGAGGTCGACCGGGACGGCCTGGTGGACGAGCTGCTGCGGGACGTGCCCGCCCTGCCCGGCGCGCCCGTCGTCCCGATCACCCTGCCCTGCGAGGTGGTCGACGCGGCCTCGGGTGGCGCCGACGAGGACCGGTTGCGCGCGCTCACCCGCGACGCGGGCGGTGACCCGGCGGAGCTGGACCGGTTGGCCGTGCTGCTGCGCGGGGTGAGCGGCCGGGGACAGCTCGGCGCGACGACGAGGCGGGGTGGCCGCGTCGAGCTGTCCTGGCTCGACGGCGCGACGGGCAGGCTCCGGATCGACCGGGGCGCGGACGGCTGGGTGAGCGTGAACCCGCTGCACCCGAACGACGTGCGCCGCTTCCTGCGCGCGCTGACCGGTGACGTGGAACCGGATGACCGAGGAGGACGGGCGTGA
- a CDS encoding alpha/beta hydrolase family esterase translates to MPVTRASVEAAGRTRTYTLVTRTDEITDLVLVFHGSKQTADKHRAFTGRAFDALATADTAVAYLDGHKGNWNDARRGSRFPARVENVDDVAFTEAVIARHAPDRVHAIGYSNGGQFVFRLLHERPGLLAAAVAIGATMPTPDGFTVPTAPAPTPLLLVNGTRDRIVRYEGGEVKPWARALFKVDGDNLSAPATAAYFARHNGITTAPTSTTTGKAERTAHAQDGRPPVTLLTAHGAGHTIPGPKKAPFVLGSTNRDVSTADLARELFAR, encoded by the coding sequence ATGCCCGTCACCCGCGCCTCGGTCGAAGCAGCAGGCCGCACCCGCACCTACACCCTCGTCACGCGCACCGACGAGATCACCGACCTGGTGCTGGTCTTCCACGGCTCCAAGCAGACCGCCGACAAGCACCGCGCCTTCACCGGCCGCGCCTTCGACGCGCTCGCCACCGCCGACACCGCCGTCGCCTACCTCGACGGCCACAAGGGCAACTGGAACGACGCCCGTCGCGGCAGCCGCTTCCCCGCCCGCGTGGAGAACGTCGACGACGTCGCGTTCACCGAGGCCGTCATCGCCCGTCACGCTCCCGACCGGGTTCACGCGATCGGGTACTCCAACGGCGGCCAGTTCGTGTTCCGCCTGCTGCACGAGCGCCCCGGTCTGCTCGCGGCGGCGGTCGCCATCGGCGCGACCATGCCGACCCCGGACGGCTTCACCGTCCCCACCGCCCCCGCGCCCACCCCGTTGCTGCTGGTCAACGGCACGCGCGACCGGATCGTCCGGTACGAGGGCGGCGAGGTGAAGCCGTGGGCGCGGGCGCTGTTCAAGGTCGACGGCGACAACCTCTCCGCCCCCGCCACCGCCGCCTACTTCGCGCGGCACAACGGCATCACCACCGCGCCGACCAGCACGACCACCGGCAAGGCCGAGCGCACCGCGCACGCCCAGGACGGCAGGCCCCCGGTCACCCTCCTCACCGCGCACGGCGCAGGCCACACCATCCCCGGCCCGAAGAAGGCCCCGTTCGTGCTCGGCTCGACCAACCGGGACGTGAGCACCGCCGACCTGGCCCGCGAGCTGTTCGCCCGCTAA
- a CDS encoding type VII secretion target, with protein MSGFHVDPEQLRRHAATVAGVADRLAGASGRAPDGVPEGALGSFTRFLAAGLSDAVGRSGAAIGSASASVDAIGVAVRRSAEDYQRADDDSADQFTEGTTR; from the coding sequence ATGAGCGGCTTCCACGTGGACCCCGAACAGCTGCGCAGGCACGCGGCCACGGTCGCGGGGGTCGCCGACCGGCTCGCCGGGGCGTCCGGACGTGCCCCGGACGGGGTGCCCGAGGGCGCGCTCGGCTCGTTCACCCGGTTCCTCGCGGCGGGGCTGTCCGACGCCGTCGGGCGGTCGGGCGCCGCGATCGGCAGCGCGTCCGCGTCGGTCGACGCGATCGGCGTCGCCGTCCGCCGCTCGGCCGAGGACTACCAGCGCGCCGACGACGACTCCGCCGACCAGTTCACCGAGGGGACCACCCGATGA
- a CDS encoding YbaB/EbfC family nucleoid-associated protein encodes MNAEQWLADYRRELAGAADGAARAGALLRQVGGHATSPRGEVEAWVGAGGALARLRLSAHARALEPDVLADLVVATAEAARASAAGRIAEIMTGFVGEGAALDAVREHQPAAVRRRDEQDDEDYYANPGVRA; translated from the coding sequence GTGAACGCGGAGCAGTGGCTGGCGGACTACCGGCGGGAACTGGCGGGCGCGGCCGACGGCGCGGCTCGGGCAGGCGCTCTGCTGCGGCAGGTCGGCGGGCACGCCACCTCCCCGCGCGGCGAGGTGGAGGCGTGGGTGGGCGCCGGGGGCGCGCTGGCGCGGCTGCGGCTGTCCGCGCACGCCCGCGCCCTCGAACCGGACGTGCTCGCCGACCTGGTCGTGGCCACCGCCGAGGCCGCGCGGGCCTCGGCGGCCGGGCGGATCGCCGAGATCATGACCGGGTTCGTCGGCGAGGGCGCGGCGCTCGACGCGGTTCGCGAGCACCAGCCCGCCGCCGTGCGCAGGCGTGACGAGCAGGACGACGAGGACTACTACGCGAACCCCGGGGTGCGGGCATGA